GGCCATCAAGGACGACGACCCCGAGGACCTGGCCGCGCTGGACGCGGTCTGGTCCGAGGCGCAGGTGACCTTCGGCCCCGATCCCAATGCCGGCTGCCCGGTCAGCCGCGATCTTCTTGCCCGCATGGACCCCGCCGCCCCCGCGGCGCGGGCCGCAAGCTGAGGAGCGACAGATGAACCATTTCCTGTTCGGAGTTTTCCCCTATATCGCCATCACGGTGATGATCCTGGGCGCCATCGTCCGCTACGAGACCGAGCCCTTCACCTGGAAATCCTCGTCGAGCCAGCTTCTGCGCCGCAAGCAGTTCGTGCTGGGCTCGGTGCTGTTCCATGTCGGCGTGCTGATGATCCTGGGCGGGCATTTCGTCGGCCTGCTGACGCCGGTCGCGGTCTGGGACGCGCTGGGGGTCAGCCATGGCGCCAAGCAGGTCTTCGCCATGGCGATGGGCGGGTTTGCCGGCATCCTCGCCATGGTCGGCGGGCTGATCCTGCTGCACCGCCGGCTGACGGACCCGCGCATCCGCGCCAATTCCACCCTGGCCGATACCGGCATCCTGGTGCTGCTGATGCTGCAACTGACGCTGGGCCTCTGCACCATCTTCGTCTCGGCCCAGCATCTCGACGGGCACGAGATGGTCAAGCTGATGCAATGGGCGCAGGGCATCGCCTATTTCGGCGCCGATCCGGCCGCGCATCTGGAGGGCGTCGCGCTGATCTTCAAGCTGCATATCCTGCTGGGGCTGACGATCTTCCTGCTGTTTCCCTTCACCCGGCTGGTGCACATGCTGTCCGCGCCGGTGCGCTACCTGTGGCGGCCGGGCTATCAGATCGTGCGCTCGAAACGCGGCGCGCGTTCGGGCGCCGGGCTGAACCCGATCGCGGCGACCGTCGCCGGGCGCGAGGCGCTGGCCCACAAGGCCGCCGGCCGTGACCGGCAGGCGCCGCAGGATCCGCTGGGCCAGGCGGCGGAGTGACGGCGATGGAGATGAAACCCCTGCTGCCCCCCGTCACCGTCAACGGCGTCACCATCAGCCCCGAACGCATCGCGGCCGAGGCGCAGAACCACCCCGCGCCCAAGGGCAAGCCGGGCCTCGCGTGGAAGGCGGCCGCCCGGGCGCTGGCCCTGCGCGAGATCCTGCTGCAAGAGGCCCGCGCCCGGGGCCTGACCGCCGATCCCGCCGAACTGGCCCCCGGCCAGTGGGAGACCGAGGACGAGGCGCTGATCCGGCAATTGCTGGATCAGGCCATCGCCCCCGAACCCCCGGACGAGGCGGCGCTGCGCGCGATCTATGACGCTCATCCCGAGCGTTTCCGCGCCCCTTCGCTTTACGAGGCCGCGCATATCCTGTTCCCCGCCGCGCCCGGCGACCCGGCCGCGCGCGACGCGGCCCGCGCGGCGGCGGCCGAGGTGCTGGAGGAATTGCGCCGGGCACCGCGCCGGTTCGCGGAACTGGCGGCGCGGCACAGCGCCTGTTCGTCCAAGGACAGCGGCGGGCTTCTGGGCCAGCTGTCCTCGGGCGACACGGTGCCCGAGTTCGAGGCCGCGCTGGCCACGATCCCCGAAGGGCAGATCGGCGCGCCGGTCGAGACCCGCTACGGCATCCACCTGATCCGGCTGGACGCCAGGGCCGAGGGCGCCGTCCTGCCCTTTGACGCGGTGCTGCCGCATCTGCGCGAGGCCCGCGAAAAGGCGGCCTGGGTTGCCGCCAGCCGCGCCTTTACCGCCGCGCTGGTGGCGCGGGCCGAGGTGACGGGCGTCTCGCTGGGCGCTGACGCGGAAGGGGGCGCGGCATGAAACTGGCCTATGTCACGCTGTCGGGCCGCGGCGCCATCGATGCGCTGCTGTCCGAGGTGGTCGAGGCGCTCGAGGCGCAGGGCCTGCGCCTGGCCGGCACCGTGCAAAGCAACGTGGACCGCGCCGACCGGGCGCTGTGCGACATGGACCTGCGGCTGCTGCCGGACGGGCCGATGGTGCGCATCAGCGTCGATCGCGGCCCCGAGGCGCGCGGCTGCCGGCTGAACCCCGATGCGCTGGAGCGCTCGGTAGCCTGGACCGAGGCGGCGCTCGACCGCGCGGAATTCCTGGTGGTGAACAAGTTCGGCAAGCAGGAGGCCGAGGGCCGCGGCCTGGCCGGCACCATCGCCACGGCGCTGGAGCGCGGCTTGCCGGTGCTGGTCGGCGTGAACGGGCTGAACCTGCCGCCCTTCCTGGACTTCGCCGGCGGCCTTGCCGAGGCGTTGCCGCCCGAACCCCGGGCGGTGCTGGACTGGTGCCTGGCCGCGCGGCTGCCGGCCATGGCTGCAGCCTAGGCCGCGTCGCCGGCCGGGTGCAGCAGCGGCAGGAAATCGCCGCGCCGCGCCAGCACGTCGGCCAGCGTCTGGCGGTCCAGGACCGCCAGGAACGCCTCCATCGCCTCGTCCAGCGCCAGCGTCAGCCCGCAGGCCGGGGCGATGATGCAGCTGCCGCAGCCGACCAGGTCGAAATCCGCCTCGGTGTGGCGAATGACCGCACCCAGGCTGATCTGCTCGGCCGGCTGCGCCAGCCGGATGCCGCCGGCCCGGCCGCGCGTGCTGGCCAGCCAACCGGCGTTCACCAGGTCGTTGATCACCTTCATCAGGTGATTTTGCGAGATTCCATAAGCCCTTGCGATCTCGGCGATGGAACACAGCCGGTCGGGCTGGCGGCCCAGATACAAGAGCACCCGCATGGCGTAATCGGTATAGCGTGTCAGTCGCATGGCGCCTTCCTGAAACATGCATCCTGATTGCATGATTTGATCCTGCCGCATAGATGTATCCGCAATACATGATTTGCGAGTCGCGCCCGCGGCCGCAGCGCCAAGGAGAATCCGATGACCCAGGCTCTGAGCCCCCGCACCATCGAACTGGTCAAGGCCACCGTGCCCGCGCTCGAGGCGCATGGCATGACCATCGTGCACGAGATGTATGCGCGCATGTTCCGCGACCCGGCGATCCGCGACCTGTTCAACCAGTCGCATCACGGCGCCAGCGACGCCCAGCCGCGCGCCCTGACCGGCGCCATCCTGGCCTATGCCGGCAATATCGAGAACCTGGCCGCGCTGGCCCCGGCGGTCGAGCGCATCGCGCAGAAGCACGTCGGCCTGCAGATCCTGCCCGAGCATTACCCGCATGTCGCCGAGGCGCTGCTGGGCGCGATCAAGCATGTGCTGGGCGATGCCGCCACCGACGAGATCCTGGCCGCCTGGGGCGAGGCCTATTGGTTCCTGGCCAATATCCTGATCGCCCGGGAAAAGCGGCTTTATGGCGAGCAGAACGCCGCGCCCGGCGGCTGGAACGGCTGGCGCGACTTCCGCATCGCCGAGGTCGTGGCCGAAAGCAGCGTCATCAAGTCCTTCGTGCTGCGCCCGGTCGACGGCGGCCCGGTGATGGCGCATCTGCCGGGGCAATACCTGACCTTCTGGTTCGACATCCCCGGCCATCCGCCGGCCAAGCGCAACTATTCGATCTCGTCGGCGCCGGACGGGCAGGGCTATCGCATCAGCGTCAAGCGCGAGGCCCAGGGCCTGGCCTCGGGCTGGCTGCACGAACAGGCGCCGGGCACGGTGCTGAAGGTCGCGGCGCCGGCGGGCGAGTTCTTCATCGAGGCGCTGCCGCAGCGGCCGGTGGTGCTGCTCTCGGGCGGGGTCGGGCTGACGCCGATGGTGGCGATGCTGGAATGGCTGGTCGAGAAGGGCGCCGAGCAGCCGGTGCATTACATCCACGGCACCCATGACCGCGACACCCATGCCATGCGCGCCCATGTCCGGGCGCTGGCCGAGCAGGGCAGCGACATCCGCGTCACGGATTTCCACCAGACCCCGCTTGCGGATGAGGTCGCGGGGCGCGACTATGACATCGCAGGGCTGATCACCGACGAATGGCTGCTGGCCAATACGCCGGCCGAGACGGCGGATTACTATATCTGCGGCCCGCGCCCGTTCCTGCGGGCGGCGGTCTCGGCCCTGTCGCTGGCCGGCGTTCCGGCGGCGCGCATCCATTACGAGTTCTTCGGCCCGGCCGACGAGCTTCTGGCAGCCTGAGGGACCACGGCCATGGACGACCTGACCATCGCGCGGATCGTCCATGTGGTCGCGGTGCTCTTGTGGATCGGCGGGGTGGCTTTCGTGACCCTGGTGCTGATCCCCGCGATCCGCGGGGCCGAGCCGCCCGAGCGCCGGCTGGCCGCCTTTCACCGCGTCGAGGGCCGCTTTGCCGTCCAGGCGCGGCTCTGGGTGGCGCTGGCCGGGCTCAGCGGGCTGTGGATGATCTGGCGCGGCGCGATGTGGGACCGCTTTGCCGAGGCGGGCTATTGGTGGATGCACGCCATGGTCGCGGTCTGGCTGGTCTTTGCCGCCATGCTGTTCCTGATCGAGCCGCTGTTCCTGCACCGCCGGATGAAGGTCTCGGCCGATCCGGCGGCGGATTTCGACCGCATGGGCCGGATGCATGTGCTGCTGCTGGCCGCCTCGCTGATCGCGGTGATCGGCGGGGTCGGCGGCGCGCACGGGCTATTCTAGGCGGGATAGACCACGCTGCCATCGGGGCGGATCACCGCGCCCGGGGTCAGCCGCGCCTCTTCCAGCCGGCCCGGGCCCATGATGTTGATCACCGTCTCGCCCGCCGCGATCAGGTAGTCGCTGACGATGCGGCGATGGCAGCGCCACCAGACCGCCTCGGCGCACATGGTCGCGCAGCTCTGTGCCCGGCCGGCGGCCAGCAGCCGGTCGAGCCCGGCCCGGAACCGCTCCGACAGCGCGTAATCGGCATAGTTGTGAAAGCTGCGGTTGGTCCAGAAGCCGTTCAACTCGGGCGGGACGCCGGGATTGCTGCCGCGCAGCCCGCCCAGTTCCGCGACCCGTTCATAGCCGATGCCGGCCCCGGCCAGCGCCGGCGCCAAGGTGTCGCCGTCGAACCAGGGATGTGCGCGCGAGCCGGGCAGCTTGCGGATATCGGCGACCCGCTCGACCCCGGCCTCGGCCAGCAAAGCGATGAATTCCGCAAGGCTGCGGTTGGAATGGCCGATGGTATGGAAAGGCCGCTTCATGGCCTCAGAAGGTGAAGCGCGCTGCCCTTGTGCGCCGCGACATGGTCGGTCTTGTCGCTCTGGATCAGGTATTGCGGCTCGTCGGGCGAGGCACGGCGGGTATGGCCCTTGTAGTCGAAATCGGCGGTCTTGATTTCGGTGATGACGCCCGAGACCTCGCCGGCCTCGGAATTCCAGCCGACATGATCGCCGACCTTGAAGGATCTGGACATGACGCTCTCCAGCAGAAGGACTGCGATTAGGCCAGAGCCGCGGCGGCGATGCAAGGTTGCCGCGCCCGAGATCAGAAGATCCGCGCGCCGATAACGGCGCCGGCATCGGGCTGCAGCAGCATGACCCGGCCTGCGGCATCCGGCGCGCCCAGCACCAGGACCTGCGACTGGAAGCCGGCGATATTGCGCGGCGGCATGTTCACGACGCAGACCACGAGCCGGTCCAGCAGCGCGGATTCCGGGTAATTGGTGATCTGCGCGCTGGACCAGCGCGTGCCCAGCTCGCCGAAATCCACCTGCACCTTGTAGGAAGGATTGCGCGCGCGCGGAAAGGGCAGCACTGCGACGATGCGGCCGACGCGCATCTCGACCCTGGCGAAGTCGTCATGGACGATCTGGTGTTCCGACATGGTATTCTCCTTCTTTGGCGCCCTCAGCCTGTCGTATCAGCGACTTGATCGGCACATATCCGCGATCCAGCAAGGTCTGGATGACGATGCAGCGGAAATATTTCGCGCCCTGAGGAGGCGCATACGCTGCCGACCGGGGTCTATGCCGCCGCGTCGGATTTCGAGGGCGAGGCGCTCGGCGCCGATCTGGCGTAGCGCCTTGACTGCGCGGTGCGGCAGTCGCCGTGCATCTTCCCCACCACCGGCTCGGCCGAGGCGGCGCTGCACGACGCCGCGCAGGTGCCGGTCAACGACCCGCTCGGCGCCAACTCGGCCATGGCGGCGGTGACGCGGAACCTGGCCGCGGGCGAGCCGGGCGGCACCATCAACCTGACGCGCAATGGGCCGACGGACGAGATGCGCTCGGCGGTGTCGCTGGCCTATGGCAGCTGGGACAACCGCCGCATCGAGGCCGATATCGGCGGCCCCATCGGCTTCGACGGCCGGCTGCGCGGCCGGGTGGCCGGCGTCTGGCAGGACCGCGACTATTTCCATGCGCCGGCGGACGAGGAAAAGCAGGTGCTCTACGGCATCCTGGAATACGACCTGACGCCCGACACCACGATCAGCGGCGGGGTGACCTATCAGCACCAATACGGGACGCATTGGCAAACGGGCCTGCCGACCTTCCTCGACGGCAGCCAGCTTGGCCTGCCGCGCAACCCGGCGCTGAACCCGGACTGGGCCAGGCGCGACACCACCATCCGCGAGACCTTCTTCACCGCCGAACACCGCATCAACGACGACTGGTCGGTGAAGCTGAACGCCATGCAGCAGAAATACGATTTCGGCTACCTGAAGCTGAACGTCGGCGGCCCGGTCGATCCGGCAACGGGGCTGTTCGGCGCGCCGAGCGTCTCGTCCGAGGATGACGGCAATCACTCCAGGCGCGTGGACCTGAGCGTCACCGGCCGCTTCCGCGCCTGGGGCGTGGATTACAAGCTGACCGCCGGCGCCGACTGGCGGATGAGCGAGGGCAAGCAGATCCGCAACCGCTACCAGACGGCCTTCCCGGACGGCGAGCTTGGCCCGGACGATTTCCCCGGCGTGGTGCTGCCGGAACCGACCTTCCTGCGGCGCCACCACGGCTGGCCGGCCTGGGGCGGCAAGCAGCAGGGCATCTATGCCCGGCTGGACATGGCCTTGACCGACACGGCGCATGTCATCGTCGGCGGCCGCTACGGCAACTACAAGCATCGCGACATCTACGAACTTTACGACGACAACGGCGATCTGGTCGAGCGCGACGCCAGCTACCGCTGGCAGGAAACCGGCATCTTCACGCCCTATGCCGCCGTCAACCATGACGTGACGCCGGGCTGGAGCGCCTGTGCCAGCCTGACCGAGATCTACAAGCCGCAGGGCAATATGTTTGCCGGCCCGCCCGAGAACCCCACGCAGTTGGACCCGATCACCGGGCGCAACGTCGAACTGGGTGCCAAAGGGCGCGGTGCTGGACGGGGCGCTGAACGTCTCGGCCGCGCTCTATCGCATCGAGCGCAAGGGCGAGGCCATTCAGGACCTGGCCTATGGCGAGAACAGCCGCTTCTATCTGCCGCTGGGCGAGATCGTCAGCCAAGGCCTGGAGCTGGAGGTCTCGGGCGAGGTCTCGCCGGGCTGGCAGGTCTTTGCCGGCTATACCTGGAACCAGAACGACCGACTACAACCTTCCGGGCGCCCATTCCAAATGGACCGTGGGCGGCGGCGTGACGGTGAAAAGCAGGCATGCCAATACCGGCTCCTATTAGGCCTGGACCGATGCCGGCTGGACCCAGCCGGAGTTCGCGATCCGGCAGGGCGGCCATGCGGTCTGGGACGCGCATGTGAATTTCCAGATCGACGACCGCTGGAACCTGGCGCTGAACGTGAACAACGTCTTCGACAGGAACTATTACGCCACGCTCGGCACGCCCGGCGGCGGCAACTGGTATGGCGCGCCCAGGAACGCCACCCTGACCCTGCGCGGCCAGTTCTGAGCCGAGCCGATGGCGGGGCGTGGTCTCGCCGTCGGCCCGGCTACGCCCTGGCTTTCCCGGGGCCAGGACCGGCGCCAAGCCATGCTCTCGGGCACGGAGCCACGGTCGCCTTTCCGGGGCCGGTCGTCTCGCGCAGCCGGGTCGGGCGCAGTGCCAGCCAGGAAACGCTGGAGGAATCCGGGCGCGACCGCGATGCGCTGCGCATCCGGGTCGAGGCGCTGAACGCCACCTTCCGCCGCTTTCCGCGCCACGCTGTGCTAGGTGCTGCCCGCGCCGCCGGTGAGGAAGGACGGCGAGGCCGAAAGCGCCGTCGTGACCCATGCCGTGCTTTTCGCTGTCGAGAACCCGGGCGGCGCGCTGCTGCCCGGCATCACCGCGCAGGTGTTCTTCGTCCCCGAAAAGCGCCGCGCAGGTGCTGACCGTGCCGGTCCCGGCGCTGGAGGACGGCCGCGTCCTGGGGCAGGGCGCCTCGGGCCGGGTCGAGACGCGGCATGCGCACCCGCGCCTTCGTCGCCGTCGGTTCGGGCCTCGCCGAGGGCGCGCAGGTCGTCACCGACATCCGCGCGACCGAGGACGACCCGCTGCTGCGGATCGCGCGATGAGCGCGGCCGCCGCTGAAAATATCTTGGGCTCTCGGCCGGCCGACGGCGGGCGGCTATCATCTGGCCGGGCAGGACGTGGTGATCCTGTCGCGCGATGCGCAGGCCGACCTGCGCGACCGGCTGTTCGGCTTCGTCTTTCAGCAATACAACCTGATCCCGACGCAGTCGGCGCTGGAAAACGTCAAGCTGCCCGTGCCGGCCTGTCGCGCGCAGCGCGGCGCGACCGGGCGGCGGGCTTGCGGGGCAGCCTGGAGTTGGGGCACCGGCTGCATGCCCGGCCGGCGCAGATGTCGGCGGGCAACTGGCGCCATCGCGGCGATCTCGATCCTCGTCGGCGGTATCGGGGTGATGACATCATGTTCACCACCGTGCGCGAGCGCACGCGCGAGATCAGCATCCGCGCCGCGACCGGCGCCTCGATGCGCGACATCCTGATCCGGCTCCTGACCGAGGCGGCGGTCTGGGGCATCGGCATGCCGGTGGTGTTTTCGGTCACGGTCGCGCTTGGTGCGCTGGCCGGCCCCGCGCTGATGGGCGCGGGATTCGGCATGGTGCCGGAGATCCGCGCCGCCAGGCCGAGCCCGGTCGAGGCGCTGGCCGGCCCTGATCCGCCATCCGCCGCCAATGCCGGCGGCGTGACGGTTTTTTCCCCTGACATGTCGGTTGATTGCCGCAGATGCGGCCGGCCGTGCCGCATGGTCGCGGCCGACGGCGCCTGCCCGGCCGATGCGCCGCGACCCGCCACGGACCCAGACGCCACAGCAGGAAAGATCGCCCGGCATGCCGACCCAGACCGATCACCGCCAGACCGACCACTGCCTGATCGACGGCCGGGCCGTGCAGCGCCGCATCCTGTCCGGGCTGAACGAGGCCTTCGCCTGCGAGCGGCAGCGGCGGCCGGTGGGGCGGCTGGTCTCGGTCTCGATCGGGCCCTCGCCCGAGGTCGAGGTCTATGTCCGCAACCAGGCGCGCGGCGCCGAGCGCGCCGGCCTGCCCTTCGAGCAGCAGGTCTGGCCCGCCGGGATCGCGCCCGAAGAGGCCAAGCGCCGGATCCTGGCGCTGAACGACGACGGCGCCGTCTTGGGCATCATCCTGCAACGCCCGGTGCCGGCGCATATCCATGTCCGCTCGCTGCAATCGGCGATCCATCCGCTGAAGGACGT
This window of the Paracoccus sp. N5 genome carries:
- a CDS encoding DUF2478 domain-containing protein; translation: MKLAYVTLSGRGAIDALLSEVVEALEAQGLRLAGTVQSNVDRADRALCDMDLRLLPDGPMVRISVDRGPEARGCRLNPDALERSVAWTEAALDRAEFLVVNKFGKQEAEGRGLAGTIATALERGLPVLVGVNGLNLPPFLDFAGGLAEALPPEPRAVLDWCLAARLPAMAAA
- the hmpA gene encoding NO-inducible flavohemoprotein; translation: MTQALSPRTIELVKATVPALEAHGMTIVHEMYARMFRDPAIRDLFNQSHHGASDAQPRALTGAILAYAGNIENLAALAPAVERIAQKHVGLQILPEHYPHVAEALLGAIKHVLGDAATDEILAAWGEAYWFLANILIAREKRLYGEQNAAPGGWNGWRDFRIAEVVAESSVIKSFVLRPVDGGPVMAHLPGQYLTFWFDIPGHPPAKRNYSISSAPDGQGYRISVKREAQGLASGWLHEQAPGTVLKVAAPAGEFFIEALPQRPVVLLSGGVGLTPMVAMLEWLVEKGAEQPVHYIHGTHDRDTHAMRAHVRALAEQGSDIRVTDFHQTPLADEVAGRDYDIAGLITDEWLLANTPAETADYYICGPRPFLRAAVSALSLAGVPAARIHYEFFGPADELLAA
- a CDS encoding TonB-dependent receptor, with the protein product MNFQIDDRWNLALNVNNVFDRNYYATLGTPGGGNWYGAPRNATLTLRGQF
- a CDS encoding peptidylprolyl isomerase encodes the protein MEMKPLLPPVTVNGVTISPERIAAEAQNHPAPKGKPGLAWKAAARALALREILLQEARARGLTADPAELAPGQWETEDEALIRQLLDQAIAPEPPDEAALRAIYDAHPERFRAPSLYEAAHILFPAAPGDPAARDAARAAAAEVLEELRRAPRRFAELAARHSACSSKDSGGLLGQLSSGDTVPEFEAALATIPEGQIGAPVETRYGIHLIRLDARAEGAVLPFDAVLPHLREAREKAAWVAASRAFTAALVARAEVTGVSLGADAEGGAA
- a CDS encoding DUF488 domain-containing protein, which translates into the protein MKRPFHTIGHSNRSLAEFIALLAEAGVERVADIRKLPGSRAHPWFDGDTLAPALAGAGIGYERVAELGGLRGSNPGVPPELNGFWTNRSFHNYADYALSERFRAGLDRLLAAGRAQSCATMCAEAVWWRCHRRIVSDYLIAAGETVINIMGPGRLEEARLTPGAVIRPDGSVVYPA
- a CDS encoding Rrf2 family transcriptional regulator; translated protein: MRLTRYTDYAMRVLLYLGRQPDRLCSIAEIARAYGISQNHLMKVINDLVNAGWLASTRGRAGGIRLAQPAEQISLGAVIRHTEADFDLVGCGSCIIAPACGLTLALDEAMEAFLAVLDRQTLADVLARRGDFLPLLHPAGDAA
- a CDS encoding DUF2945 domain-containing protein; translation: MSRSFKVGDHVGWNSEAGEVSGVITEIKTADFDYKGHTRRASPDEPQYLIQSDKTDHVAAHKGSALHLLRP
- a CDS encoding tRNA-binding protein, encoding MSEHQIVHDDFARVEMRVGRIVAVLPFPRARNPSYKVQVDFGELGTRWSSAQITNYPESALLDRLVVCVVNMPPRNIAGFQSQVLVLGAPDAAGRVMLLQPDAGAVIGARIF
- the narI gene encoding respiratory nitrate reductase subunit gamma; this encodes MNHFLFGVFPYIAITVMILGAIVRYETEPFTWKSSSSQLLRRKQFVLGSVLFHVGVLMILGGHFVGLLTPVAVWDALGVSHGAKQVFAMAMGGFAGILAMVGGLILLHRRLTDPRIRANSTLADTGILVLLMLQLTLGLCTIFVSAQHLDGHEMVKLMQWAQGIAYFGADPAAHLEGVALIFKLHILLGLTIFLLFPFTRLVHMLSAPVRYLWRPGYQIVRSKRGARSGAGLNPIAATVAGREALAHKAAGRDRQAPQDPLGQAAE